CGACTATTTCCGCACTCAGGGCCTTGGCCTCTTTTACGGCAGCCGTGAGCTTCTTCTCGGCCTCTTCTTCGGCCTCGGTTACCTTCCGCTCATATTCCGCCTTCAGGTTTGCGGCCTCTTTATTGTGTTGCTCCGACTTGTCGTAGGTATCCTGAACCTCCTTCTTCCTGGCCTCTATAAAGGCAAGGAGCTTATTAAAGAGGTACCTCTTGAGGAGATAGAGGACGATCAAGAAACCGACGGCCTGTACTATAACTAATTTAAAATCAACGTGTAAGGCCCGAAAGAATTCCAGCAAGGTTGTCCTCCTTCTACCTCGTACCCTGTTTGACTAACTCAAGGAGAACATCGGGCGCAGGTAGTTTTCCTAAGAAGATGAAAGAGATTACCAGGGAATATATGGTAAGAGACTCGATAAAGGCCAGACCTATAAACATCGTTAACTGGAAGCGGCTCATCAATTCCGGCTGTCTGGCCATGGCATTCAGGGCTCCTGCCACTGTGAGACCCATGCCCGCGCCGCAACCACCTGCCGCTACAGCCACTAAAGCAATAGCAAGCACTAATCCTGCATAATATATCATCCCAAATCTCTCCTTTTTTTTAATGCTCTTCCAGGGCGCCCATAGCACCCGCTATATAGAAACAGGCCAGCACCGCAAAGATACCTGCCTGGAGTGTAGCCAACAGAAGGTCCAGAAGTGAAGCCGGGATTTGCAACGGGATAGGGATGTAACCAAAAATAAAAGGGGAAAACCCTATGCCAATGGCCAGGATGGTATGCTCTCCCGTTAAATTCCCAAAAAGACGAAGGGAAAGGGTCAGCGGCCGGGCAACAAACTCCTGCACCAGGTGGATAGGAAGCAGCATGGGGGCCAGCCACCTGGGCTCTCCCAGAAAATGTTTACAATAGCCTATCGGCCCTTTATGCTTAAGCCCGTAATAATGGGTAAGAAGAAAGACTATCATGGTTAATGCCAGGGTAGTGTTATAGTCGGCGGTGGGGGAGTGAAACAGGGGAATCTGGCCCATAAGATTCATCACCCAGATGTAGATGAATAACGTCCCTATAAAGGCCACAAAAGGCCCGCCGGCCTTACCCATCTGGTCCCTGACAAAGTCGTCCAGGCCTTCCACTGTCAGCTCAAGCAGGGCTTGTTGCGACCCGGGTATTTTCTTGAGATTACTTGTAACCCGGTAGCAGAAAACCACCAGAAAGGTGATTGCCACCCCGGACATTACCACAGGCATCCACTGGTGGAGAGTGAGGCCCAGGAGTGTCTGGTCCATGTCCAGACCCAGAAGGTCCAGGAAGGTCGGTAATTCTACAACCCCCCCCCCTTCAGCCTTGTGTGCCACGCCTGTATCCTCCTCCTCCTAAATCTTTATGGTCTACTCTGACAGACCCTTTTAGATAGCTTACAAGAACCATTCCTGCCAGCTTCAAAACAATCACCATCGGCACCAGGCCAATTCCCGCCAGAAAGGCCTCAGGAACGATCGGTAAGTAGTTGAAGATAAGATAAAAAACCCCTACCAGAGAAATGTATTTGAGGATGCTTACCCATAGGAAGAAACGTTTGGCCCCCTCTCTGTCTCTTGAAGACAGGCGAAGTATTGTCCACCAAAGAATGCCACCTAGAACAACACTCATACCCGACCCCAGGGCCAGACTGAGTGTCAAGGGAAAGGACTGCAGGGAGGTAGAGCACAAGACCATTACCACCGCTAGCACCAAAGATGTGTTAAAGACTCTCCTGGGAAAACCTTCGTCCAGATGGAATTCTTTCATCTCTTCTTCTCAGACACCAATTTCTTTATTGTCCTGTAGAACTCTAAAAAACCGCCCACAATCCCCAGCAGGAGAAATACCATCAACAGATACGGAGAAGTGCCTAGATAAGAATCTAAAAAGCTTCCTACCAGGTAACCGCCTACAACTGAACCTACCATAAAGAAACCTAGACCGGCCGTCCTGCTAAAGAGGCGAACCGAGTCTTTGCCGTTTTCAGGCATAAGCGGAAAATCCTATCACAATGACTAGCGATTTAAAAGCGAAATTTCTTCTTCTCCTCATTAGTTCTCTTCGGCTTGATCCTCACATATGAGGCTCCCGGTCTCAGTCCTTCGTGGAGGAAAACGCGATGATAGCCCTTACTGTGTGTCGGTTAACCCTTGATAAACAATCAATAATGTTCAAGTATAATGGAGATGCCTTGGGTATGCACACCCCGGATATGATCCTGTCTTCGTGTTCTATAGCGTACTCATCGCCAAGCTCATTAAGGCGCAGCCCTTCTTCCATCACGCACTTTACAATGACGGGATTCCCGGTCAGAAGTGCATCCCCTGCATTGGTGAGGACCTTACGGGTATTCTCAAAGAGATATTTTAGTTCCAGGACCGCCTTGTTGGTGAAGAGGATATCCTCCTTTATCTTATTTCTAACGAGAGGCAGCATGCCCTTCAAGCCCTCTCCGACCAGTTGGAGCTGACCTGCCGCTGCAACAAGTTCCTTTAGTTGCTCTTTTCCCTCTTTGGCTTCACCAGAAATTCCGACCAGAAAATCTGTTAGTTCCTTTGCATCCTTGTTTATCTCATCTCCAAGCTCTTCAGCGCGCTTTAGCTTTACCTCGCTGTGATGTACGAACCCATCTATCGTGACGTTCAGCATCCTCTCTGCCTTAAAACATATCGCACTAAGCCTCTGAGAAGCTTTTTCCAGTTCGCCCTCGTTTACTTCAGATTCCATGTCACAAACCCCGTCATAAACCCTTCATTGCCTGGCGGCCTGCCTCGATTGTGGCCTCTATGTCCGAATCGCTGTGGGCGGCAGATACAAAAGCGGCCTCAAACTGGGAAGGTGCCAGATATACGCCCCTTTCCAGCATCCCGTTAAAGTAGCTGGCGTAACGCTTTGTGTCGGAACTCGTTGCCGTCTTGTAATCATAAACGCCATCTGCAGTGTCCGTAAAAAAGACACACAGCATGGAACCCACCCTTGTATGATACGTCTTGACCCCTGCATCACGTGCTGATTTCTCAAGCCCGTCCGCCAGCTTTTGTGATTTCTCTTCAAGCTGCTTATATATATACCCGCCTTTATCCTTTAGTCTTTTCAGGGTGGCTATACCGGCGCTCATGGCCACCGGATTTCCAGACAGGGTTCCGGCCTGGTAAACGGGGCCAAGCGGGGCTATCTGGTCCATTATGTCCGCCCTGCCGCCATAGGCACCCACCGGCAGGCCGCCACCTATTATCTTCCCTAACGTAGTAAGGTCCGGTTTTACGCCAAAGAGCTCCTGCGCGCCGCCCGCCGATACGCGAAAACCCGTCATAACCTCATCAAATATCAAGACGATACCGTGCCGGTTTGTAATCTCGCGCAACTTCTCCAGATAACCGGGCCTGGGAGGTACAACGCCCATGTTTCCAGCCACCGGTTCCAGGATTATACATGCGACCTCTTTGCCGCGTTCCCTGCAGAATTCACCAACCGTCTCGCTGTCGTTAAAAGGGAGAATGGCCGTGCTATCAGTATAACCCTTGGGTATGCCAGGACTTGTAGGCACCCCTAACGTGGTCGCCCCGGACCCTGCTTTGATTAACAGGCCGTCGACATGACCGTGGTAACAGCCTTCAAATTTTATGACCAAATCGCGCCCGGTAAACCCCCTGGCAAGCCGGACGGCACTCATCGTGGCCTCTGTACCGGAGTTTACCATCCTTACTTTATCAATGGACGGCACTAATTCCTTTATGAGTTCTGCCAGCCGGGTCTCCAACTCCGTAGGTGCCCCAAAGCTTGAGCCTCTTTTCACGGCGTCATTAACCTCTTTTGTTACCTGCGGGTCGGCATGGCCAAGGATTAGAGGTCCCCAGGAGCACACATAGTCTATGTATTCATTGCCGTCTATGTCTTTTATATGGGACCCTGAACCGGATTGTATGAAAACCGGGTGGCCCCCGACAGGCCCAAAGGCCCTTACGGGGCTGTTGACACCGCCGGGTATGTGCTTTGAAGCCTCACTGAAGGCCGCATCAGACCTGCTGGTGTTCAAGTTCTTGGTTACAGGCGGCACGGTGGTTTCTCCATAAACAGGGCAGAAACCGCAATTTTACAGGGTGTAAGGATTTTGTCAAGAACTTTAGATTTACGGGAGAACCGCGCTCACACGACAATAAAACGAAGATTCTTCTGCGATTTAAGCGTTCAGGACGCCTTTAAGATTGCTATTGACAATGCCGTTGAGGCTGTGGTATATGTTAGTTTCTTAAAGGGGCTGGGGCTTATTTTATCATTGTCTGTCGCTTTGTCCGATTTGGCATCTTACATAGCACTATAAGGAGGGGAGTTTTGAACGTAGAAGAGATTGAAAAGGAAGTGACGTCCATTGTTGCGGAAGTAACGGAGCTAGAGAGGGACGAGATTTGGAACAAGAGAGACGCCAATTTCTTTAAGGAACTAGAGATAGACTCCCTTTTAGCCCTGGAGATATTAGCGCTTATTGAAAAGAAGTTCAAGATTCAAATACCAGAAGAAAAGTTGGTAGATATAACATCTTTGACCGCTACCATTAACATGACCAAAGATGTGCTGGCCGAGAGCGGAAGGCTGCAGGAAGCTTAGGCCCAAGAGGCTTGGCCAGAGGGGCCTACAAGACCATGGATTTCGAGGAGGTAAAGAAGCTCGTCCCGCAAAGGTATCCCTTCCTATTCATAGATAAAGTTGTTGAATTAGAGGAGGGGAAGAGAATCGTCTGCCTCAAAAATGTTTCTGCGAACGAACCTTTCTTCGTCGGACACTTTCCGGAATACGCCATAATGCCCGGCGTCCTTACCTTGGAAGCCCTGGCCCAGGCATCCATAATACTCTTCAAAAAAAGCTTCAAGCAGGACGACAGCCCGGACGCGGTCTTCCTGCTGGCCTCCGCAAAAGTAACCTTTGTAAAGCCTGTCTTCCCCGGGGATCAACTATACCTGGAGATAGACATAGAAAAGGTTATCTCTAATGCCGCCATTGTGAGTGGCATCGCAAGGGTCGGGGAAAACACAGTCGCCAAGACCACTTTGACCTTCGCGACGGCCGATAAAACTTCACTTGGTAAAGGTCGGGAGTAGCATGAACACGCGTATAGTTATCACCGGTATAGGTGCGATAACTCCTATCGGTTCAACCAAGGATGGCGCGTTTTGGGATGCGGTAGTTTCGGGCAAATCCGGTGTTAGCGATGTTACGTGCTTTGACACGTCCCAGCATAAGGTCCACAAGGGCTGTGAGGTGAAGGACTTTGACTATCACGACTATACGGATAACGGCTCGGTCGGGAAAACAGGGAGGGGGTCTCAGCTTGCAGTGGCAGCCACCAAGCTGGCGCTTGAGGATTCAGGACTGAAACTGGACGAGGTAGACCCCGAGAGGATAGGTGTCTCTGTCGGGACGACCGGCGGTGAGATACAAATACTCGAAAGAATAGACCACCTCAGACACGAAAAGGAAGAGAGCCAGATAGACAGGCAGCTCTTTCTGCTGCACCCGTGCAATAATATACCCGCCAACATAGCCCGGGCATTCGGGTTTAAAGGCCCCAACACCATAATACCTACCGCATGCGCGGCGGGCAATTATGCAATCGGTTATGCCTGTGACCTCATAAAGATGGGGAGGGTGGATTTTATGTTTGCTGGCGGTTCCGACCCGTTTTCAAAGGTCGCTTTTACGGGTTTCAGCCGCCTGGCCGCGGTGGCACCGGACGTATGTCGTCCCTTCGACAAGAACCGCAAAGGGATGTTGATTGGAGAGGGCGCGGGTATGCTGCTGCTGGAGTCGCTCGACGGTGCGCGGGCAAGGGGGGCCGACATTTATGCGGAGATTATAGGCTACGGTCTGAGTTGCGATGGCTACCACATCACCATTCCCCATCCTGAGGGCCTCGGCGTAATCTCTTGCGTTAAAAAGGCCCTTCAAGACGCACGGATTAACCCTGAGGACGTGCAGTACATAAGCGCCCACGGCACGGGTACTGTCGCAAACGATAAAGCTGAAACCATTTCCATAAAAAAGGTCTTCGGTGAACATGCCGGGAACCTCATGGTGAGTTCTATAAAATCCATGATGGGTCACACTATGGGCGCCGCAAGTGCAATAGAGACGATTGCTTGTGCGCTGATAGTCAAAGAGGATAAAGTCCCGCCAACCATAAACTACGAGACGAAGGACCCTGAATGCGACCTGGACTATGTACCCAACGTTTCAAGAGAGCGCCGCGTAGACATCGCCCTTAATACCGCGTACGCCTTTGGTGGTAATAACAGTTGCCTGGTGGTCAAGAAGTTTCTTAATTAAATCACCAACAGGAAGGTTGAGTTATAATAATTCTCATCCAACCGTTTTTTCGTCTTTGACCGCTTTGAGACAAACAGACAGATGGAAGAAAGAGTAGTAGTTACAGGTATAAGCATTATAAGCCCGCTCGGCGTGGGCAAGGACAGCTTCTGGGAAAACCTGCAGAACGGTGTCTCCGGCATAAGACCCGTAACCCTTTTTGAAGTGGACGGGTGCAGTTCCAAGAATGCCGGCGAAATACCGGACTTCGACCCCAGCAAGTTCCTGGGCAAGAAGGGTATCCGGCACTTTGACAGGACGTCGCTGCTGGTAACCGCAGCCTCAAGTCTCTGCGTCGAGGATGCCGCCGTCAAAGGCGTATATGAAGAGGACGACATGGGCATCGTCCTCGGTTCGACCTTTGGAAGTATCGACAGCATAAGCAATTTTGACATGGACTCTCTTAACGAGGGGCCTAATTACGTCAACCCGATGGCCTTCCCCAACACGGTCTTAAACGCTCCCGCCAGCCGTGCCTCAATATTCTGTCAGGCCAAGGGGCTTAATTCCACCATATCCACGGGTGAATCCAGCGGCGTGGACGCTATTATGTGCGCATCCGACTTCCTCAGGCTCGGCAGGGTAAAGGCCGTGCTGACTGGCGGTGCGCACGGACTTACGCGGGAAATATTCCACTCTTCCAGCAAGGCCGGTGTGCTGTCGGGGAGCAAGAATACCGGCGGCAATGAGATTTGTGCTCCTTTCGATAAGAGACGCAACGGCATAGTTTTGGGCGAGGGTGTGGCCATGCTGCTGCTTGAATGTCTGGAGAATGCGCAGGCAAGAAATGCGAAGATATACGCCGAGATTAAGGGCTATGGCACCAGCTTTAACCCCGGCTGGGACAATAGCGGAGACATGGGCGGCGGTATGAGGGCCAATTCCCTGGCGCTCGCCAGCGCCGGACTCAAGCCGGAAGATATTTGCCTGATATACGCCAACGCCAATTCAAGCGTAAACGGTGACCGGATGGAGACCGTCGTTATAAAGGAATCCTTCGGCGACCTCGCAAAGAATATACCCGTAAGCGCGATAAAGTCCATGACCGGAGATTGCCTGGATGCATCAGGGGCGATGCAATGCGTGGCGTCCGTCATGTCAATCAACACGGGAATTATCCCTCCTACAATCAATTACAAAGAGTCAGACCCCGGCTGCGACCTGGACTACGTGCCAAACAAAAAGAGGCAGGCACAGATAGACAACGTGCTCGTGGAATCGTTCTCCTATACGGGCAACTGCTCTGCCCTGGTAATGTCCAAATACTCCTAGAAATGGCGGACAACGGCCTTTCTATAAAAAAGAGTGAACTCCGGAGTAAATACGACGTTATCGTAATCGGTGCGGGTATCGGGGGGCTCGTCGCGGGCGCCTTCCTCGCCAAAAGCGGAAAGAACACACTGGTAGTAGAACAGCACAACATCCCCGGCGGCTACTGCACGTCGTTTAAACGGGGCGGGTTCATCTTTGATTCCGCCGTTCACCACATCGGGGGTTGCAGTAAGTACAGTATAGTGGGCAGGTGCCTGAAGGAATTAGGGATAGATATGGAATTCTACAGGCTCGACCCCATGGACACCCTCACCTTCCCCTCGTTCTCCATAGACATACCGGCGGACATCGAGACCTACAAGTCCTCCCTGCAACAGAGATACCCGGCCGAGAAGGAAAACGTGTCCAGGTTCTTCAGTGAATTCATAAAACTCTACCGGGCGATAATAAACGAATCTGAGAAGAGCCCGACACTCGAAAAGTACAGGGGGCGTACTTATCAGGCCATGCTGGACGACTTCTTCGATGACACGGAGCTGAAGACCGCGCTGGCGGGGCAGTGGGGGTATCTTGGCACGCCCGCGCGCGAGCTTTCAAGCGTCGGCATGTGCCAGATGCTGGTAAACTATCTCAGAGACGGCGCCTTCTATCCCAAGGGCGGCACTCAAAACTTTGCAGACGCCTTCGCACGATGCATAAGAGACTCAGGCGGAGACCTGCTCCTGTCTTCAAAGGTGGAAGAGATACTACTCAAGGGCAACCGTGTGGCCGGGGTAAAGCTGGACGGGGGTGACAGGGAGATTGGGGCGGAGCATATCGTCTCAAATATTGACGCGGGACAGACGTTTTTTGAACTGATAAAGGAAGAGGTTGACCCCGTCTATCTTGAAAGAATGAGAGGGATGAGAGAAAGCCCTTCATATTTCCTCCTGTATCTCGGCCTTGACCCTGAGGTTGACCTGAGTAGATTCAAAAGAGGCTTTTATCACAGCCCTGACGACCAGTGGAAGTATATATCGGCCCCGACAAACGTGGACAAATCCCTGGCCACAAAACTCCGGCAGGAGATAACCGTAGTAGCCACGCTGGATGAAAAGTACGACCAGATTGAGGACTGGAAGGGCTTGAAAGATAGGTTGACCAGGTGTACAATAAGTTACCTTGAAGATCTTGTGCCAAACCTTAACAGGCACATCGAGGTAGTGGAGGCGGCCACACCAAAGACCCTCTGGCGGTACACGCTCAACTCAAAGGGGGCCGCGTACGGGTGGGCCGTCACGCTTGAGCAGTCCGGACCGGACAGGCTTGGCAATAAAACACCGGTAGGGGGTTTATATCTGGCCGGACATTGGACAAACCCGGGACCAGGCGTCTGCGCCGTTGTGTCCTCGGGTTGGCGCGTGGCAAACATGATATTGAGAAACGGGAGATAAAGGTTATGAAGAAGATAATGCTGGTAAACCCTCATCCTCCAGGCCGTCACGGTGAGGAGAGCATAAGCGTGATAGTCCAGATGCCCCTGAATCTGGCCTACATCGCCGCCCTCACGCCGGGCGACGATTGGGAGTTCGATGTAGTTGACGAAAACCTCGAGCTTGCAATGGATGAGAATGGAGAGGACATAACCTTTGACCCGCCGGATATAGTCGCGCTTACCGCGCTCACCTATCAGGCTCCCAGGGCATACCAGATAGCCCGGGCCGCCAAGAAACACGGCTGTACCACAATAATGGGCGGCATCCACGCCTCCGTGTGTGCGGAAGAGACCCTGCAGTACGTGGACACGGTCGTAACCGGAGAGGCGGAGAACGTCTGGCCGCAGGTGATAAAGGACTTTGAGAACGGAAAGTTGCAGAGACGCTACGACGGCGGACTCCCCAACCTCTCAGTACTCAAAAATATATATCCCGATAGAGAACTTCTGAAGAAAAAGTACGGCTACAAGTTCTCTTCTATAATAACTACTAAAGGCTGTCCCAACCGCTGCGATTTCTGCAGCGTGCCCACCTTCCAGGGCCAGAAGTTCCGGGAGAGACCGTACGAAGACGTGCTCGACGAGATGGCGGCTACGGACTATAAGGGGCTGATGTTTGCTGAGGACAACTTCTACGGCCACAGCGACGCCTCCGCGCGGCGCGCCAAACACCTCTTCCAGGGCATGATTGACAGGGGCCTGAAGAAGGACTGGCTCGGCTTTACCGCCCTCAACATCTCTCATGACGCCGAGGCCCTCGACCTGATGGCAAAGTCCGGCAACTTCGGTTTTCTCGTCGGCATAGAAAGCACCAACGAAGAGGTGTTGAAGAAAATGGGTAAGCGGGTGAATTTGAGACTTGGGACCACTAATTATAAAGAATGTATAAGGAAGATACATGATGCGGGTCTCCTCGTCTGGGCCTCGGTGGTATTCGGCGCCGACGGCGATGGCAAGGATTCGTTCAAGAAGATGGTGGATTTCGTACACGACAGCAAGGTGGACATACTGACCTACGGCCTTGACTGCCCGTTCCCCAAGACGCCGCTCTTCTACAGGCTCGATTCAGAGAAACGGCTCTTCCGGAGAAATCTGCCGGAGGACTGGGTATATTACGAGACCGCCCATATGGTCCACAGGTTCGTTGACATGACCCTGGACGATTTCGTGGACGGCATGCAGTACGTCTACGACCACGTATACGCGGGTGACAACGTCCGCAAGAGGTTCAGGACAACCATACAGGAGACCGGCAACCCCCGCAACTCCATGTTCGCCCTCAGGGTGGGTCAGGACTGGGACCAAGTCTTTTTGCAGGTTTTGGACAACCTGCACGAACTCCAGGAATCCGGCGATTATTATAAAGACACCTACACCACGCAGGAAAAGACCATCTCCATCCCCGCGTAGTATCGCTGCATATTATCAGACCAACAAATAATGTAGGGGCACGGCAATGCCGCGCCCCTTTGTTTTATCTATTCCTCAACAATTATGCGTACGAGATTCTTCGCTGCCCCTTCGCTACGCTCAGGGCTTCGGCTCAGAATGACAACTCGTGGCGTGGTAGACAACGAGGTTTACCTCGTTGATCAACGACCATATCGAAGACTCGCCATGTTGTTGGGCGAGAAGGCCGTTGTTTACCAACTACGTTACATTACGCCTGAAAAATCTTTTTATGTAGCGTGGTAGCTCGCTGCCACGTTCTACGTTGGAGCAAGCTCCAACGCTACATCGATTGTATATGGCCCCATAAATGGGGCAACTACAGTTGAAAGCCGCAGGGCTAAAGCCCTGCGGCACCCATAGATTAGGTAGGGGGCGGGGTGACCCCGACCCTACAGTGAATTATAACGTGGAGGGCAGCCATAAGGCCTGCCCCTACAAACTATTTGGGCAGGGGAGCGCCGCACCAGGCGCAGAATGTCCACGTGGCGGAGACCTCCTCCCCACACTTCGCACATGGAGGGGCATTCACCATCGCGTCGAACGGGGTGTGCCACGTGAAGACCGCCTTCTCGTACGGGCCGTCGGCATTAAGCACCAGGGTCAGCTTGGATTTCTTGTGTGTGTCAATTACAGGCTCGCCCTTTTTATCCTTGTTCGGGAATATCAGGACGTGCATGTTGGCGCCGCCGGCGTCGCCCTCCGAGGCCAGTATAGTCTTCATTGCCGCAACGGTCGCCGCAACCATGGGGGGCGGGTCGTCTACGGGCCGGATTTTAGAGCCGTCCGGCGCCAGCAGCACCGCTCTTTTCCGGACTTCGCTTTCACCCGCATACATAGAGGAGCCGTCGGGCTGCATGATGCTGCTCTGGATGACCATGGTGATGTACGGCTTAAGGAACCCCATGTCCTGTTCTATGACGTCCCTTGGCTGACGGGTATCGGTAAGACTTGCCTCCACGTAGAAATCGAACGGCATCCACATGGCAAGCTGTGTAACGTCACCCAGTATCTCTACTTTCAGTATCTCGGTAACAAAGCTGCCGAGGTCGGCATTTGGCTTCGCGCCGGCTCCCTGCTGGGCAGCCAGGGTCTGGGGGAACGCGGCGACACAGAACAGAACCGCGGCCATAAAAAGAATCCTTGGGGTCTTCACGGTGCTCTCCTTTCAAAAACGTATTACCTTCATGTCTGCCAGCGCGGCCGGACGGTGAAGGTTATTCTCCCGTTGGGAATATCATCGTATCGAGGTCTTTTACCAGTTGATACATCCTGCGGGCGTCTTGCAGGGCCTGTTCCTGGTTTACAAGCGGTATTATCTCTATCTTTGTAAACAGGGGGAACAGCGGCAGCTTTGTCACAATCGCCTCTATCTCCGCGTGGTCGTCCGCGTCAAAGATGGCCGCCGCGCCGCGGCGCCCGGCCAGTTTGCCGCCTGCCAGGACTTTCCCCCTCTTCTTCATCCTCTCGTAGAACTCCCATTCCTTTATCAAGAGTTGAAAGAAATCCCTGACCGGCATCTGGTTAATCTTTTCTATCTCTACCTTTACTAGAAATAGCATGGGAGTTCACCTCGCATTTAATGGACGTTGTAGAGACAGAACCCGCCGCCCGCCACAAATATGGCGTATTTAGAACCTGCGTCGAGGACTGTCCCTTCGCATTATCCGGCATCGGCCCCGACAGTGTTACATGGCCATGCCGCCGTCTACGGTAATTACTTGACCCGTGATATAACTGGCCTCGTCCGAGGCCAGGAAAGCCACCACGCGGGCCACCTCTTCGGTCTCGCCGACGCGGCCCAGAGGCACCAGCTTCAACATCTCGTCCAGGTATTTCTGCTCTATCGCTTTAACCATATCCGTCTTAATGAAACCCGGCGCCACCGCGTTTACCCGCACCCCGCGCCTTGCCACCTCCTTGGCCAGGGCCTTGGTAAAACCAACTATCCCGGCCTTTGAGGAGGAATAGTTGGTCTGTCCCGCCATGCCGACAAGCCCGCTGACGGAGCTTATGTTTATTATCGAGCCGCTCCGCTGCTTCATCATGGGCAACACGGCGGCCTTGGTGCAGTTGAACACGCCGTTCAGGTTGGTATCTATCACGGCCCTCCAGTCCTCTTCCGACATCATCATCAATATCTTGTCCCTGGTTATACCGGCGTTGTTTACCAGGATGTCTACCTTTCCGAGTTCCTTTATGGCATTGCTAATCATCTCTTTTGACCGGGCAAAGTCCGCGACGTCGCTCTGCACGGAAAACGCCTTTACGCCCAGCTTGCTTATCTCGCCCTCAAGCTCCTTCGCCTTCTCCACGTTCTTCGCGTAGCTGAAGGCCACGTCCGCGCCGTTTCCGGCAAGCTCAAGGGCTATCGCCCTCCCGATACCCCTGG
This genomic window from Candidatus Bathyanammoxibius amoris contains:
- a CDS encoding NAD(P)/FAD-dependent oxidoreductase — translated: MADNGLSIKKSELRSKYDVIVIGAGIGGLVAGAFLAKSGKNTLVVEQHNIPGGYCTSFKRGGFIFDSAVHHIGGCSKYSIVGRCLKELGIDMEFYRLDPMDTLTFPSFSIDIPADIETYKSSLQQRYPAEKENVSRFFSEFIKLYRAIINESEKSPTLEKYRGRTYQAMLDDFFDDTELKTALAGQWGYLGTPARELSSVGMCQMLVNYLRDGAFYPKGGTQNFADAFARCIRDSGGDLLLSSKVEEILLKGNRVAGVKLDGGDREIGAEHIVSNIDAGQTFFELIKEEVDPVYLERMRGMRESPSYFLLYLGLDPEVDLSRFKRGFYHSPDDQWKYISAPTNVDKSLATKLRQEITVVATLDEKYDQIEDWKGLKDRLTRCTISYLEDLVPNLNRHIEVVEAATPKTLWRYTLNSKGAAYGWAVTLEQSGPDRLGNKTPVGGLYLAGHWTNPGPGVCAVVSSGWRVANMILRNGR
- a CDS encoding B12-binding domain-containing radical SAM protein gives rise to the protein MKKIMLVNPHPPGRHGEESISVIVQMPLNLAYIAALTPGDDWEFDVVDENLELAMDENGEDITFDPPDIVALTALTYQAPRAYQIARAAKKHGCTTIMGGIHASVCAEETLQYVDTVVTGEAENVWPQVIKDFENGKLQRRYDGGLPNLSVLKNIYPDRELLKKKYGYKFSSIITTKGCPNRCDFCSVPTFQGQKFRERPYEDVLDEMAATDYKGLMFAEDNFYGHSDASARRAKHLFQGMIDRGLKKDWLGFTALNISHDAEALDLMAKSGNFGFLVGIESTNEEVLKKMGKRVNLRLGTTNYKECIRKIHDAGLLVWASVVFGADGDGKDSFKKMVDFVHDSKVDILTYGLDCPFPKTPLFYRLDSEKRLFRRNLPEDWVYYETAHMVHRFVDMTLDDFVDGMQYVYDHVYAGDNVRKRFRTTIQETGNPRNSMFALRVGQDWDQVFLQVLDNLHELQESGDYYKDTYTTQEKTISIPA
- a CDS encoding zinc ribbon domain-containing protein — its product is MKTPRILFMAAVLFCVAAFPQTLAAQQGAGAKPNADLGSFVTEILKVEILGDVTQLAMWMPFDFYVEASLTDTRQPRDVIEQDMGFLKPYITMVIQSSIMQPDGSSMYAGESEVRKRAVLLAPDGSKIRPVDDPPPMVAATVAAMKTILASEGDAGGANMHVLIFPNKDKKGEPVIDTHKKSKLTLVLNADGPYEKAVFTWHTPFDAMVNAPPCAKCGEEVSATWTFCAWCGAPLPK
- a CDS encoding muconolactone Delta-isomerase family protein, yielding MLFLVKVEIEKINQMPVRDFFQLLIKEWEFYERMKKRGKVLAGGKLAGRRGAAAIFDADDHAEIEAIVTKLPLFPLFTKIEIIPLVNQEQALQDARRMYQLVKDLDTMIFPTGE
- the fabG gene encoding 3-oxoacyl-[acyl-carrier-protein] reductase, with the translated sequence MSLKGKTAIVTGGTRGIGRAIALELAGNGADVAFSYAKNVEKAKELEGEISKLGVKAFSVQSDVADFARSKEMISNAIKELGKVDILVNNAGITRDKILMMMSEEDWRAVIDTNLNGVFNCTKAAVLPMMKQRSGSIINISSVSGLVGMAGQTNYSSSKAGIVGFTKALAKEVARRGVRVNAVAPGFIKTDMVKAIEQKYLDEMLKLVPLGRVGETEEVARVVAFLASDEASYITGQVITVDGGMAM